Proteins encoded in a region of the Leishmania infantum JPCM5 genome chromosome 5 genome:
- a CDS encoding putative structural maintenance of chromosome (SMC), which yields MRVKSIVIDGFKSYAHRKELADLSPHFNAITGLNGSGKSNIFDAICFVMGITNLKRVRAEDPRELIFRAGTTGVHAARVTIEFVNDDPASAPPGYSCEEYPLITIGRQIKLGGRQQFFFNNNVSLQSKVKRFFESISLNVDNPHFMILQGTVHKLIGMRSQDILSLIEEAVGTKAFDHRRRTAETLIRNKERKMEEIDTNIEAQIRPLLETMRADQEEYNTFMQKREKMEEKARFRVALDYYTHRTQHTEAEAAMEARKADVQNAKTQLQALPRQEEEAARRLLQLQDSLSAPSDAAIALHEEEDELKKAHSRLEGQLCNCTQSLEQLETQLKSLRKEQERQSSRQAAFAARQRQHEQLLAQIRAGKETCARLKKGLKLLRSGVQAGASGVSLAEERQQVDLQLIEQQSRVRRATERLEELVKQQRRVEAHQAEENGRVRHLEHEYAKAAASLEKAKAVYTPLALKQERKEALEAEISSLKREYQAEYENFQRQVSTATARNYDLDYNRYACPPDTEDKVLGRVGQLITPTDPQHALGLMVGAQNQLLRVVVTDDRVAEAIIRSGLRQRTAFFALDKLQRQPTHFFIDGAKLQTARLIAEQQGGWVHRARDLVTVQEASSHQQQQQLNALADFVFGNFLVCSSLRLAQELAYNPSIKAKAVTVEGEVAEPNGLMTGGSTRQLRDVFADLKTYTAQKQPLKALQQRTRALEVEYAALRDTLRQHQHDIQVYKAAEEAAELSKQRYIVAANSVQSDAAELTEQMERERTALAEAREKVEVLQARQRELATQAQTTDLNSVRQEMEDQLAAAEAHVARLTADEERGAAEFERLEADMEQQAADLSRKTQDTEEDMVQQQSQKLKLAAQVEEVTQQLAAVQARSKQNEERRQRLEKDIDDAQEELTRLAERKVTLDNLVKNGEVELREQSRCLESLRRHVHEAEQRYSWLLEARAAFNQPGGPYDFSDAARTAAILQELRDVEARAAVMSSKLSQKSAILYEERRREYEELVKQRTALGEDKEAIQRCITEIESKKWGALDRMVGVVSSIFGKLFATCLPGATAQLLEERDAANHLSGLSVRVSFNGKPRESLSELSGGQRSLLALCLILAILRVRPAPLYILDEVDAALDPSHTQNIGRMLQLYFPHSQFLLVSLKDGMFNNANVLYHIRNTQGYSEVARIEHKPPSQPTSADSDPQNVASGAEKQGAVTSSA from the coding sequence ATGCGCGTAAAGAGCATCGTGATTGACGGCTTCAAGTCGTATGCGCACCGCAAGGAGCTGGCGGACCTCAGTCCGCACTTTAACGCCATCACCGGGCTCAATGGCAGTGGTAAGTCGAACATCTTCGACGCCATCTGTTTCGTCATGGGTATCACCAACttgaagcgcgtgcgcgccgagGACCCGCGGGAGCTGATTTTCCGCGCCGGCACGACCGGCGTGCACGCGGCGCGGGTGACGATCGAATTCGTGAACGATGAccccgcctccgccccgccGGGCTACAGCTGCGAGGAGTACCCGCTCATCACCATTGGCCGTCAGATCAAGCTCGGTGGGAGGCAGCAGTTCTTCTTCAACAACAACGTGTCGCTGCAGAGCAAGGTGAAGCGCTTCTTCGAGAGCATCAGCTTGAACGTCGACAACCCCCACTTCATGATCCTGCAGGGGACCGTGCACAAGCTGATCGGCATGCGCTCGCAGGACATCCTGTCCCTCATCGAGGAGGCGGTCGGCACGAAGGCCTTTGatcatcgccgccgcaccgccgagACGCTTATTCGCAACAAGGAGCGGAAGATGGAGGAGATCGACACGAACATCGAGGCGCAGATCCGACCGCTGCTGGAGACGATGCGGGCCGACCAGGAAGAGTACAACACGTTCATGcagaagcgagagaagaTGGAGGAAAAGGCGCGCTTCCGTGTCGCGCTGGACTACTACACGCAtcgcacgcagcacacagaggcggaggcggcgatggaggcaCGCAAGGCCGACGTTCAGAACGCGAagacgcagctgcaggcactgccgcgccaggaagaggaggcagcgcgtcgactcctgcagctgcaggactCCCTCAGCGCTCCGAGCGATGCAGCCATCGCGCTGCACGAAGAGGAAGATGAACTGAAGAAGGCGCATAGCCGCCTCGAAGGCCAGCTGTGCAACTGCACCCAGTCGCTGGAGCAACTCGAGACACAGCTCAAGAGTCTGCGgaaggagcaggagcggcagagcagcaggcagGCGGCCTtcgcggcacggcagcggcagcacgagcagctgctcgcgcagaTTAGGGCGGGCAAAGAAACGTGCGCAAGGCTGAAGAAGGGCCTCAAGCTCCTCCGATCCGGCGTGCAGGCCGGTGCCTCGGGCGTCTCGCTCGCCGAGGAACGGCAGCAGGTGGACCTGCAGCTCATCGAGCAGCagtcgcgcgtgcgccgcgccacagAGCGGCTTGAGGAGCtggtgaagcagcagcggcgagtcGAGGCGCACCAGGCCGAGGAGAACGGCCGCGTGCGGCACCTAGAGCACGAGTACGCCAAGGCAGCCGCGTCTCTCGAGAAGGCAAAGGCGGTGTACACCCCTTTGGCGCTGAAGCAGGAGCGCAAGGAGGCCCTCGAGGCCGAGATCTCGTCGCTGAAGCGTGAGTACCAGGCCGAGTACGAGAACTTCCAGCGGCAGGTGAGCACGGCGACCGCGCGCAACTACGACCTCGACTACAACCGCTACGCCTGCCCACCCGACACGGAAGACAAGGTGCTTGGGCGTGTCGGCCAACTCATCACTCCGACCGATCCGCAGCATGCGCTGGGGCTCATGGTTGGCGCCCAGAACCAGCTGCTacgcgtcgtcgtcacgGACGATCGCGTCGCTGAAGCCATCATCCGCAGtgggctgcggcagcgcaccgcgtTCTTTGCCCTGGACAagctgcagcgtcagccAACACACTTCTTTATCGATGGCGCGAAGCTGCAGACGGCGCGGCTCATTGCCGAGCAGCAGGGTGGCTGGGTGCACCGCGCACGGGACTTGGTGACGGTGCAGGAGGCCTCAtcccatcagcagcagcagcagctcaacgCTCTTGCGGACTTCGTGTTTGGCAACTTCCTTGTGTGCTCCAGCTTGCGGCTTGCGCAGGAGCTGGCCTACAACCCGTCCATTAAGGCGAAGGCCGTCACCGTCGAGGGCGAGGTGGCCGAGCCGAACGGCTTGATGACGGGCGGGTCGACGCGGCAGCTACGCGACGTTTTCGCCGACCTCAAGACGTACACCGCTCAGAAACAGCCGCtcaaggcgctgcagcaacgcacgcgcgcgctggaAGTCGAGTACGCCGCCCTGCGCGACACGctccggcagcaccagcacgacATCCAGGTATAcaaggcagcggaggaggcggcggagctgtcGAAGCAGCGCTACATCGTCGCCGCTAACAGTGTGCAGAGCGATGCGGCTGAGCTGACGGAGCAGATGGAGCGCGAGCGGACCGCGCTcgccgaggcgcgcgagaaggTGGAGGTCCTGCAGGCAAGGCAGCGCGAGTTGGCCACGCAGGCTCAGACGACAGACCTGAACTCGGTGCGACAGGAAATGGAAGATCAactcgccgcagcggaggccCACGTGGCGCGGCTGACggccgacgaggagcgcggcgcggcggagtTTGAGCGACTCGAGGCAGAcatggagcagcaggcggcggaCTTGTCTCGCAAGACACAAGACACGGAGGAGGATATGGTGCAGCAACAGAGTCAGAAGCTGaagctggcggcgcaggtcgaggaggtgacgcagcagctggcggcggtgcaggcgcgcTCTAAGCAGAAcgaggagcggcgccagcggctggAAAAAGATATCGACGACGCCCAGGAGGAGCTGACGCGCCTCGCGGAGCGCAAGGTCACGCTGGATAACCTGGTCAAGAATGGCGAAGTGGAGCTGCGAGAGCAGAGCCGGTGCCTCGAGagtctgcgccgccacgttcatgaggcggagcagcgctaCAGCTGGCTCCTCGAGGCGCGGGCCGCATTCAATCAACCAGGTGGCCCATACGACTTcagcgacgcggcgcgcacggcggccatcctgcaggagctgcgcgacgtcGAAGCGCGTGCTGCCGTGATGTCGAGCAAACTCTCGCAAAAGTCTGCTATCCTGTacgaggagcggcgccgcgagtACGAGGAGCTCGTcaagcagcgcaccgccctTGGCGAGGACAAGGAGGCGATCCAGCGCTGCATCACCGAGATCGAGTCGAAGAAGTGGGGCGCGCTGGATCGCATGGTTGGCGTCGTCAGCTCCATCTTCGGTAAGCTCTTTGCCACGTGTCTGCCtggcgcgacggcgcagtTGCTGGAGGAACGCGACGCGGCGAACCATCTCAGCGGCCTCAGTGTCCGTGTCTCCTTCAACGGGAAGCCGAGGGAATCACTTTCCGAGCTCAGCGGTGGTCAgcgctcgctgctggcgttgtGCCTCATACTGGCCATCCTGCGCGTTCGCCCCGCACCGCTGTACATCCTGGACGAGGTGGACGCTGCCCTCGACCCCAGCCACACCCAGAACATTGGCCGCATGCTGCAGCTTTACTTCCCCCATTCACAGTTCCTTCTGGTGTCGCTGAAGGACGGCATGTTCAACAACGCCAACGTGCTCTACCACATTCGCAATACGCAAGGCTACTCGGAGGTGGCGCGCATCGAACACAAGCCGCCGTCTCAGCCGACGTCCGCCGACAGCGACCCGCAAAACGTGGCGAGCGGCGCTGAGAAACAAGGCGCTGTGACGTCGTCTGCGTAA
- a CDS encoding putative dynein-light chain-protein: protein MASDDRITLADDASVICEDVVNALFSRETRYQHSKIAGLVSAISDQVVQRLTQEAKLPRKYVVLVTILQKNGAGVQMISSCSWNPTSDACYVYKAENKVMYCIITVYGVTV, encoded by the coding sequence ATGGCCTCCGACGACCGCATCACGTTGGCAGATGACGCCTCCGTCATCTGCGAAGACGTCGTCAACGCGCTCTTCAGCCGCGAAACGCGCTATCAACACAGCAAGATCGCCGGCCTCGTCTCCGCCATCTCCGATcaggtggtgcagcggctgacGCAGGAAGCGAAGCTGCCGCGCAAGTacgtcgtcctcgtcacGATCCTCCAGAAAaacggcgctggcgtgcagATGATCTCGTCGTGCTCATGGAACCCAACGAGTGATGCGTGCTACGTGTACAAGGCGGAGAACAAAGTCATGTACTGTATCATTACGGTCTACGGTGTCACCGTGTAG
- a CDS encoding putative protein kinase gives MSSRSYYSGSGTTAVVPHTISISTAETTPSQAPSSHTEQPSSDQQHESSLHQATASLPMSLNSTMNNKGASAAAAAAAAAPSSHGGDSHSIGAAAKASGSERANWNNPSFAAALRNSSGSINVDGYPPAQAHQQPSHPSLLSHSTDVDDEGDGAQHAAVNEPLEYCGVRLLPGVEQIDFDEGYYVGTIDENGEMAGYGKATWHSGDTYEGEWLNGMMHGKGTYTWADGDYYQGNYVRGRMEGRGEMKDATGLYTGEWADDMRQGYGRMLYAGGNVYEGEWLAGMRHGSGKLVEPAAHVTYEGEFNRNEKEGRGVQTNSDGDVYEGEFARGKPNGRGTYLWADGARYIGMFKDGVKHGDGCEWLANGDWVAGLFVDGEHVDSQSTRHKATVLTPDSSDADGGSEDGAGDGGAGGSRGSIGLSESTAAAVLAPLDAEKLRRIADQVHAPSFSMNVSAAAMRSLRSSLRKNSSSHYQDFSGPGGVTIEEASSPFLRSLAAPQMLLDDSDLEGWTPLKTIGKGSFGAVYTALLRNGRTVCCKVIELGTVESEEEMEKLRNEIALMRRLRHPNCVQYYGSLEDKVQNTLNIFMEYVSGGTLTSFVAKFKSIPLETLRQWVYQMVCGVKYLHECGIVHRDIKGDNVLVSVDGIVKLADFGCSKAIDDVCSATHGCSTMVGTPYWMAPEVIKCEAGGYGVKSDIWSIGCTIVEMLTGKPPWPECNSMWAAVYKIANSTGLPTEIPADIDPELMDLLQRCFERNPKLRPTAADMLSHPFLAKVTEGVASPLEKSGRK, from the coding sequence ATGTCCTCTCGCTCTTACTACAGTGGCAGCGggacgacggcggtggtgccgcatACCATCAGCATCTCTACCGCTGAAACCACACCGTCGcaagcgccgtcgtcgcacaCGGAGCAGCCGTCGAGTGACCAGCAGCACGAGTCGAGCTTGCACCAAGCGACGGCTTCGTTGCCCATGAGCTTGAACAGCACTATGAATAACAAGGGTGcctctgcggccgctgctgctgcggcggcggcgccatcatCACACGGCGGTGACAGTCACAGCatcggagcagcagcgaaagcCAGTGGCAGTGAGCGCGCGAACTGGAATAACCCCTCAttcgcggcagcgctgcgcaacagcagcgggtCAATCAATGTCGACGGCTACCCTCCAGCGCAGGCCCATCAACAGCCATCGCAtccctcgctgctgtcgcacaGCACAGACGTGGACGatgaaggcgacggcgcgcagcacgcggcggTCAACGAGCCGCTCGAGTACTGTGGTGTGCGTCTCCTGCCCGGAGTGGAGCAGATCGACTTTGACGAGGGCTACTACGTCGGCACGATCGACGAGAACGGCGAGATGGCCGGCTACGGCAAGGCAACGTGGCACAGCGGTGACACGTACGAAGGCGAGTGGCTGAACGGCATGATGCATGGTAAGGGCACCTACACGTGGGCAGATGGCGACTACTACCAGGGCAACTACGTTAGAGGTCGCATGGAGGGTCGTGGCGAGATGAAGGACGCCACGGGGCTGTACACGGGTGAATGGGCAGACGACATGCGGCAAGGCTACGGGCGCATGCTGTACGCAGGCGGCAACGTGTACGAGGGTGAGTGGCTGGCAGGCATGCGTCACGGCTCTGGCAAGCTTGTCGAGCCCGCCGCGCACGTCACGTACGAGGGCGAGTTCAACCGGAACGAAAAAGAGGGTCGTGGCGTGCAGACGAACTCTGACGGCGACGTCTACGAGGGCGAGTTCGCCCGCGGCAAACCCAACGGTCGCGGCACCTATCTCTGGGCCGACGGTGCACGCTACATCGGCATGTTTAAGGACGGCGTCAAGCACGGCGACGGGTGTGAGTGGCTCGCCAACGGTGACTGGGTTGCTGGACTCTTTGTCGACGGCGAGCACGTGGACAGCCAATCGACGCGCCACAAGGCAACCGTCCTCACACctgacagcagcgacgccgatggcggAAGCGAGGACGGAGCgggtgacggcggcgctggcggcagtCGGGGAAGCATTGGTCTCTCCGAatcgacggcggccgccgtaCTCGCCCCTCTGGACGCTgagaagctgcgccgcattGCTGATCAGGTTCACGCCCCGTCCTTCTCGATGAACGTgtcggcagcagccatgAGGAGCCTCAGGAGCTCGTTGCGCAAGAACAGCTCCTCGCACTACCAAGACTTCAGCGGCCCAGGCGGTGTGACTATCGAGGAGGCATCGTCGCCGTTCTTGCGTTCTCTGGCGGCTCCGCAGATGCTGCTGGACGACAGCGACCTCGAAGGCTGGACGCCGCTCAAGACGATCGGCAAGGGTAGCTTCGGTGCCGTGTACACGGCCCTCCTGCGCAACGGCCGCACGGTGTGCTGCAAGGTGATCGAGCTTGGCACTgtggagagcgaggaagagatggagaagTTACGCAACGAGATTGCGCTGAtgaggcggctgcggcacccgAACTGCGTCCAGTACTACGGTAGTCTGGAGGACAAGGTGCAGAACACGCTAAACATCTTCATGGAGTACGTCAGCGGGGGCACGCTCACGAGCTTCGTGGCCAAGTTCAAGAGCATTCCGCTGGagacgctgcggcagtgggTATACCAGATGGTTTGCGGCGTGAAATACCTGCATGAGTGCGGCATCGTGCACCGCGACATCAAGGGCGACAACGTGCTCGTCTCCGTCGACGGCATTGTGAAGCTGGCGGACTTCGGCTGTAGCAAGGCGATCGACGAtgtctgcagcgccacgcacggTTGCTCGACGATGGTCGGCACGCCGTACTGGATGGCCCCGGAGGTGATCAAGTGCGAGGCTGGCGGGTACGGCGTAAAGAGCGACATCTGGTCCATTGGCTGCACGATTGTGGAGATGTTGACGGGCAAGCCGCCATGGCCGGAGTGCAACTCGATGTGGGCCGCCGTGTACAAGATCGCGAACTCTACCGGGCTGCCGACGGAGATACCGGCCGACATAGACCCGGAGCTGATGGATCTGCTGCAGAGGTGCTTTGAGCGCAATCCGAAGCTGCGCCCGACAGCCGCAGACATGCTGAGCCACCCGTTCTTGGCCAAGGTGACCGAGGGAGTCGCGTCGCCGCTCGAGAAGAGCGGGCGCAAGTGA
- a CDS encoding putative microtubule-associated protein — translation MSGAVATFTNPRLLERPVNERTEYEDAYQWRGLPEKPQDTQEDINSTNPCVDPAMYNTTTKDAYKQYDPDAYRRELPADDGEGYEKAPVDPAMYNTTTKDAYKQYDPDAYRRELPADDGEGYEKAPVDPAMYNTTTKDAYKQYDPDAYRRELPADDGEGYEKAPVDPAMYNTTTKDAYKKYDPDAYRRELPADDGEGYEKAPVDPAMYNTTTKDAYKQYDPDAYRRELPADDGEGYEKAPVDPAMYNTTTKDAYKQYDPDAYRRELPADDGEGYEKAPVDPAMYNTTTKDAYKKYDPDAYRRELPADDGEGYEKAPVDPAMYNTTTKDAYKKYDPDAYRRELPADDGEGYEKVPVDPAMYNTTTKDAYKKYDPDAYRRELPADDGEGYEKAPVDPAMYNTTTKDAYKKYDPDAYRRELPADDGEGYEKAPVDPAMYNTTTKDAYKQYDPDAYRRELPADDGEGYEKAPVDPAMYNTTTKDAYKQYDPDAYRRELPADDGEGYEKAPVDPAMYNTTTKDAYKQYDPDAYRRELPADDGEGYEKAPVDPAMYNTTTKDAYKQYDPDAYRRELPADDGEGYEKAPVDPAMYNTTTKDAYKQYDPDAYRRELPADDGEGYEKAPVDPAMYNTTTKDAYKKYDPDAYRRELPADDGEGYEKVPVDPAMYNTTTKDAYKKYDPDAYRRELPADDGEGYEKAPVDPAMYNTTTKDAYKQYDPDAYRRELPADDGEGYEKVPVDPAMYNTTTKDAYKKYDPDAYRRELPADDGEGYEKAPVDPAMYNTTTKDAYKKYDPDAYRRELPADDGEGYEKVPVDPAMYNTTTKDAYKKYDPDAYRRELPADDGEGYEKAPVDPAMYNTTTKDAYKQYDPDAYRRELPADDGEGYEKAPVDPAMYNTTTKDAYKKYDPDAYRRELPADDGEGYEKAPVDPAMYNTTTKDAYKQYDPDAYRRELPADDGEGYEKAPVDPAMYNTTTKDAYKQYDPDAYRRELPADDGEGYEKAPVDPAMYNTTTKDAYKKYDPDAYRRELPADDGEGYEKAPVDPAMYNTTTKDAYKKYDPDAYRRELPADDGEGYEKAPVDPAMYNTTTKDAYKKYDPDAYRRELPADDGEGYEKAPVDPAMYNTTTKDAYKKYDPDPNIRGADEVPSEEQLIPLSERAFSRPAERHVVVSADGTADAAPSRVDVAQRVDPRMRRAQADLAGYESTYAKDYKPAVKKEEAVPASAAVPDTSAEKPDPRKRRAPADLSSYESTYAKDYGRSDGAPASLVEKPVVPPLRIPSEMKSVKKNGTARTSVREPTAGRQTKRSAAPAAKAQAQVSPSASAEEAPAKKALQVAPAKKGEPAASRPRPKGSYETEYNKNYRAYSSKPTPVETPHRTQACVHHVDPAFYTTTCSSAYVAPAAAPVRSAFTRPTVSVRHVDPAFYTTTCSSAYVAPAAAPVRSAFTRPTVSVRHVDPSMYVSTSRAAYA, via the coding sequence gccggcggacgacggcgagggctacgagaaggcgcccgtggaccccgccatgtacaacacgaccaccaaggacgcctacaagcagtacgaccccgacgcgtacaggcgcgagctgccggcggacgacggcgagggctacgagaaggcgcccgtggaccccgccatgtacaacacgaccaccaaggacgcctacaagaagtacgaccccgacgcgtacaggcgcgagctgccggcggacgacggcgagggctacgagaaggcgcccgtggaccccgccatgtacaacacgaccaccaaggacgcctacaagcagtacgaccccgacgcgtacaggcgcgagctgccggcggacgacggcgagggctacgagaaggcgcccgtggaccccgccatgtacaacacgaccaccaaggacgcctacaagcagtacgaccccgacgcgtacaggcgcgagctgccggcggacgacggcgagggctacgagaaggcgcccgtggaccccgccatgtacaacacgaccaccaaggacgcctacaagaagtacgaccccgacgcgtacaggcgcgagctgccggcggacgacggcgagggctacgagaaggcgcccgtggaccccgccatgtacaacacgaccaccaaggacgcctacaagaagtacgaccccgacgcgtacaggcgcgagctgccggcggacgacggcgagggctacGAGAAGGTGCCCGTGGACCCCGCCATGTACAACACGACCACCAAGGACGCCTACAAGAAGTACGACCCCGACGCGTacaggcgcgagctgccggcggacgacggcgagggctacgagaaggcgcccgtggaccccgccatgtacaacacgaccaccaaggacgcctacaagaagtacgaccccgacgcgtacaggcgcgagctgccggcggacgacggcgagggctacgagaaggcgcccgtggaccccgccatgtacaacacgaccaccaaggacgcctacaagcagtacgaccccgacgcgtacaggcgcgagctgccggcggacgacggcgagggctacgagaaggcgcccgtggaccccgccatgtacaacacgaccaccaaggacgcctacaagcagtacgaccccgacgcgtacaggcgcgagctgccggcggacgacggcgagggctacgagaaggcgcccgtggaccccgccatgtacaacacgaccaccaaggacgcctacaagcagtacgaccccgacgcgtacaggcgcgagctgccggcggacgacggcgagggctacgagaaggcgcccgtggaccccgccatgtacaacacgaccaccaaggacgcctacaagcagtacgaccccgacgcgtacaggcgcgagctgccggcggacgacggcgagggctacgagaaggcgcccgtggaccccgccatgtacaacacgaccaccaaggacgcctacaagcagtacgaccccgacgcgtacaggcgcgagctgccggcggacgacggcgagggctacgagaaggcgcccgtggaccccgccatgtacaacacgaccaccaaggacgcctacaagaagtacgaccccgacgcgtacaggcgcgagctgccggcggacgacggcgagggctacGAGAAGGTGCCCGTGGACCCCGCCATGTACAACACGACCACCAAGGACGCCTACAAGAAGTACGACCCCGACGCGTacaggcgcgagctgccggcggacgacggcgagggctacgagaaggcgcccgtggaccccgccatgtacaacacgaccaccaaggacgcctacaagcagtacgaccccgacgcgtacaggcgcgagctgccggcggacgacggcgagggctacGAGAAGGTGCCCGTGGACCCCGCCATGTACAACACGACCACCAAGGACGCCTACAAGAAGTACGACCCCGACGCGTacaggcgcgagctgccggcggacgacggcgagggctacgagaaggcgcccgtggaccccgccatgtacaacacgaccaccaaggacgcctacaagaagtacgaccccgacgcgtacaggcgcgagctgccggcggacgacggcgagggctacGAGAAGGTGCCCGTGGACCCCGCCATGTACAACACGACCACCAAGGACGCCTACAAGAAGTACGACCCCGACGCGTacaggcgcgagctgccggcggacgacggcgagggctacgagaaggcgcccgtggaccccgccatgtacaacacgaccaccaaggacgcctacaagcagtacgaccccgacgcgtacaggcgcgagctgccggcggacgacggcgagggctacgagaaggcgcccgtggaccccgccatgtacaacacgaccaccaaggacgcctacaagaagtacgaccccgacgcgtacaggcgcgagctgccggcggacgacggcgagggctacgagaaggcgcccgtggaccccgccatgtacaacacgaccaccaaggacgcctacaagcagtacgaccccgacgcgtacaggcgcgagctgccggcggacgacggcgagggctacgagaaggcgcccgtggaccccgccatgtacaacacgaccaccaaggacgcctacaagcagtacgaccccgacgcgtacaggcgcgagctgccggcggacgacggcgagggctacgagaaggcgcccgtggaccccgccatgtacaacacgaccaccaaggacgcctacaagaagtacgaccccgacgcgtacaggcgcgagctgccggcggacgacggcgagggctacgagaaggcgcccgtggaccccgccatgtacaacacgaccaccaaggacgcctacaagaagtacgaccccgacgcgtacaggcgcgagctgccggcggacgacggcgagggctacgagaaggcgcccgtggaccccgccatgtacaacacgaccaccaaggacgcctacaagaagtacgaccccgacgcgtacaggcgcgagctgccggcggacgacggcgagggctacGAGAAGGCGCCCGTGGACCCCGCCATGTACAACACGACCACCAAGGACGCCTACAAGAAGTACGACCCCGACCCGAACATTCGTGGCGCCGATGAGGTACCTTCTGAGGAGCAGTTAATACCGCTGTCCGAGAGGGCTTTTTCTAGGCCAGCGGAGAGGCACGTAGTTGTTTCGGCTGATGGcactgctgatgctgccCCGTCTCGTGTTGATGTTGCACAGAGGGTAGATCCTCGTATGCGCCGCGCGCAGGCTGACCTTGCAGGATACGAGAGTACGTATGCGAAGGACTACAAGCCCGCGGtaaagaaggaggaggcagtgcCTGCTTCAGCTGCTGTGCCCGATACTTCTGCGGAGAAGCCGGACCCGCGCAAGCGGCGCGCCCCTGCAGACCTTAGCAGCTACGAGAGCACATATGCGAAGGACTACGGCCGCTCTGATGGTGCACCCGCTTCGTTGGTGGAAAAGCCGGTTGTGCCGCCGTTGAGGATTCCTAGTGAAATGAAGTCGGTGAAGAAGAACGGAACCGCGCGTACTTCGGTGCGCGAGCCCACCGCCGGCAGGCAGACAAAGagaagcgcggcgccggctgctAAGGCGCAAGCACAGGTCTCCCCGTCCGCCTCAGCAGAGGAAGCGCCGGCcaagaaggcgctgcaggtagCTCCAGCGAAGAAGGGTGAGCCAGCCGCGTCGCGGCCGCGTCCGAAGGGATCGTACGAGACTGAATACAACAAGAACTACCGTGCCTACAGCAGCAAACCCACCCCGGTCGAGACCCCGCATCGCACGCAGGCTTGCGTCCATCACGTGGACCCGGCCTTCTACACCACCacctgcagctctgcctaCGTGgcgccagccgcggcaccggtgcGTTCGGCCTTTACACGCCCGACAGTATCGGTGCGTCACGTGGACCCGGCCTTCTACACCACCacctgcagctctgcctaCGTGgcgccagccgcggcaccggtgcGTTCGGCCTTTACACGCCCGACAGTATCGGTGCGTCACGTGGACCCTAGCATGTACGTCAGCACAAGCCGTGCCGCTTACGCGTAA